From a single Arachis hypogaea cultivar Tifrunner chromosome 3, arahy.Tifrunner.gnm2.J5K5, whole genome shotgun sequence genomic region:
- the LOC112790944 gene encoding CBS domain-containing protein CBSCBSPB1 isoform X2, giving the protein MANHGRRSVSLTNSPSRPKKKKNFSSELSSPDIRKSFTPQRTGERTVRSLRLSRALTVPDSTSISEACRRMAARKVDSLLLTDSNALLCGILTDKDIATRVIAREVNLEDTPVSKVMTRNPVFVLSDTLAVEALQKMVQGKFRHLPVVENGEVVAILDIAKCLYDAIARLERAAEKGKAIAAAVEGSNSSFLETLRDQIFKPSLSTIIPEKSKVITVSPTDTVLATTKKMLELRVSCAVVMVDDKPCGILTSKDILMRVIAQNLPASTTLVEKAMTPNPECAKVDTPIVDALHTMQDGKFLHLPVLDKDGTVVAMLDVIHIAHAAIATAGQVGNTANLNTEAADSMIQKFWDSAISLSSPNDDDDDDSRSDSSLKIASEGREIGRTTPFNAASMLQQAFSFKVQDRKGRLHRFTCDTRSLTDVIASISQKVDNDIDSDNNLPQIMYEDEEHDKIVLASDSDLAAAVEHAKAAGLKGLRLHLEYSGQNDNQRNSSKESLLAYTNTSLMWPSTYSVVAAGAVIVAGLSLLAFFRRR; this is encoded by the exons ATGGCAAATCACGGTCGAAGGAGTGTGTCATTGACCAACAGTCCCTCGCGccctaagaagaagaaaaacttcTCTTCCGAGCTTTCATCCCCTGATATTCGAAAATCCTTTACCCCTCAACGCAC GGGAGAGAGAACTGTGAGGTCATTAAGACTTTCAAGAGCATTGACAGTGCCCGACTCAACAAGTATTTCTGAAGCATGTCGTCGTATGGCTGCTCGCAAAGTCGATTCTCTTTTACTAACCGATTCGAATGCTTTGCTCTGTGGAATCCTGACGGACAAG gatatagctacAAGAGTCATTGCGCGCGAGGTTAATCTTGAAGACACACCCGTTTCCAAGGTTATGACAAGGAATCCAGTATTCGTCCTTTCCGATACTCTTGCTGTGGAAGCACTCCAAAAGATGGTTCAAG GAAAATTCAGGCATTTACCTGTGGTGGAAAATGGAGAAGTTGTTGCCATACTTGACATAGCAAAGTGTTTGTATGATGCCATTGCGCGCCTTGAAAGGGCAGCtgagaaaggaaaggcaattgcagCGGCAGTTGAAG GCTCCAATTCCTCATTCTTGGAGACTCTTCGGGACCAGATATTCAAGCCTTCTTTGTCTACAATTATTCCTGAGAAATCAAA GGTTATAACAGTTTCACCAACGGACACAGTTTtggcaacaacaaagaagatgcttgaACTTCGTGTCAGTTGTGCTGTTGTCATGGTTGATGACAAACCTTGTGGTATCCTCAC TTCAAAGGATATCTTGATGCGAGTAATAGCGCAAAACCTTCCTGCATCAACAACTCTTGTTGAGAAG GCCATGACTCCAAATCCAGAATGTGCAAAAGTTGATACACCGATTGTTGATGCACTTCACACCATGCAAGATGGAAAATTTTTACATCTTCCAGTGCTTGATAAAG ATGGCACTGTTGTTGCTATGCTTGATGTGATACATATTGCTCATGCTGCTATTGCAACAGCTGGTCAG GTTGGAAATACTGCCAATTTGAACACTGAAGCTGCCGACTCCATGATACAAAAGTTTTGGGATTCGGCCATATCCTTAAGTAGTCCAAatgatgatgacgacgacgaTTCACGAAG TGATAGTTCCTTGAAAATTGCTTCTGAGGGAAGAGAAATAGGGAGAACCACTCCTTTTAATGCAGCAAGCATGCTGCAGCAAGCATTTTCTTTCAAAGTACAAGATAGGAAAGGCAGACTTCATAGATTCACATGTG ATACTCGGAGCTTGACAgatgttatagcttccatttctCAGAAAGTTGATAATGATATTGACTCTGATAATAACCTGCCCCAGATTATG TATGAAGACGAAGAACATGATAAAATTGTACTAGCTTCAGACAGTGATCTTGCTGCAGCTGTGGAACACGCAAAGGCAGCTGGTTTAAAG GGATTAAGATTGCATTTAGAGTACTCGGGGCAAAATGATAACCAAAGAAACTCTAGCAAGGAGAGTTTGTTGGCATACACAAACACAAGTTTAATGTGGCCCTCAACATATAGTGTGGTTGCAGCTGGAGCTGTAATCGTTGCTGGCTTAAGCCTATTAGCATTCTTCAGGCGAAGGTGA
- the LOC112790944 gene encoding CBS domain-containing protein CBSCBSPB1 isoform X1 — MANHGRRSVSLTNSPSRPKKKKNFSSELSSPDIRKSFTPQRTGERTVRSLRLSRALTVPDSTSISEACRRMAARKVDSLLLTDSNALLCGILTDKDIATRVIAREVNLEDTPVSKVMTRNPVFVLSDTLAVEALQKMVQGKFRHLPVVENGEVVAILDIAKCLYDAIARLERAAEKGKAIAAAVEGIEKHWGPSASGSNSSFLETLRDQIFKPSLSTIIPEKSKVITVSPTDTVLATTKKMLELRVSCAVVMVDDKPCGILTSKDILMRVIAQNLPASTTLVEKAMTPNPECAKVDTPIVDALHTMQDGKFLHLPVLDKDGTVVAMLDVIHIAHAAIATAGQVGNTANLNTEAADSMIQKFWDSAISLSSPNDDDDDDSRSDSSLKIASEGREIGRTTPFNAASMLQQAFSFKVQDRKGRLHRFTCDTRSLTDVIASISQKVDNDIDSDNNLPQIMYEDEEHDKIVLASDSDLAAAVEHAKAAGLKGLRLHLEYSGQNDNQRNSSKESLLAYTNTSLMWPSTYSVVAAGAVIVAGLSLLAFFRRR, encoded by the exons ATGGCAAATCACGGTCGAAGGAGTGTGTCATTGACCAACAGTCCCTCGCGccctaagaagaagaaaaacttcTCTTCCGAGCTTTCATCCCCTGATATTCGAAAATCCTTTACCCCTCAACGCAC GGGAGAGAGAACTGTGAGGTCATTAAGACTTTCAAGAGCATTGACAGTGCCCGACTCAACAAGTATTTCTGAAGCATGTCGTCGTATGGCTGCTCGCAAAGTCGATTCTCTTTTACTAACCGATTCGAATGCTTTGCTCTGTGGAATCCTGACGGACAAG gatatagctacAAGAGTCATTGCGCGCGAGGTTAATCTTGAAGACACACCCGTTTCCAAGGTTATGACAAGGAATCCAGTATTCGTCCTTTCCGATACTCTTGCTGTGGAAGCACTCCAAAAGATGGTTCAAG GAAAATTCAGGCATTTACCTGTGGTGGAAAATGGAGAAGTTGTTGCCATACTTGACATAGCAAAGTGTTTGTATGATGCCATTGCGCGCCTTGAAAGGGCAGCtgagaaaggaaaggcaattgcagCGGCAGTTGAAGGTATCGAAAAACACTGGGGACCATCTGCTTCTG GCTCCAATTCCTCATTCTTGGAGACTCTTCGGGACCAGATATTCAAGCCTTCTTTGTCTACAATTATTCCTGAGAAATCAAA GGTTATAACAGTTTCACCAACGGACACAGTTTtggcaacaacaaagaagatgcttgaACTTCGTGTCAGTTGTGCTGTTGTCATGGTTGATGACAAACCTTGTGGTATCCTCAC TTCAAAGGATATCTTGATGCGAGTAATAGCGCAAAACCTTCCTGCATCAACAACTCTTGTTGAGAAG GCCATGACTCCAAATCCAGAATGTGCAAAAGTTGATACACCGATTGTTGATGCACTTCACACCATGCAAGATGGAAAATTTTTACATCTTCCAGTGCTTGATAAAG ATGGCACTGTTGTTGCTATGCTTGATGTGATACATATTGCTCATGCTGCTATTGCAACAGCTGGTCAG GTTGGAAATACTGCCAATTTGAACACTGAAGCTGCCGACTCCATGATACAAAAGTTTTGGGATTCGGCCATATCCTTAAGTAGTCCAAatgatgatgacgacgacgaTTCACGAAG TGATAGTTCCTTGAAAATTGCTTCTGAGGGAAGAGAAATAGGGAGAACCACTCCTTTTAATGCAGCAAGCATGCTGCAGCAAGCATTTTCTTTCAAAGTACAAGATAGGAAAGGCAGACTTCATAGATTCACATGTG ATACTCGGAGCTTGACAgatgttatagcttccatttctCAGAAAGTTGATAATGATATTGACTCTGATAATAACCTGCCCCAGATTATG TATGAAGACGAAGAACATGATAAAATTGTACTAGCTTCAGACAGTGATCTTGCTGCAGCTGTGGAACACGCAAAGGCAGCTGGTTTAAAG GGATTAAGATTGCATTTAGAGTACTCGGGGCAAAATGATAACCAAAGAAACTCTAGCAAGGAGAGTTTGTTGGCATACACAAACACAAGTTTAATGTGGCCCTCAACATATAGTGTGGTTGCAGCTGGAGCTGTAATCGTTGCTGGCTTAAGCCTATTAGCATTCTTCAGGCGAAGGTGA